The DNA segment TCCAATCCTCATTCTCATTTTTGTTTCCTGTGTCTGCTAACTAGTTTCTGCCCTGAAATTAATCTCAGTTTCTTTGGAGTGACGGCTGCAATTTTGTTGTAATGCTGTTTCATTACGATGGATTGGTGGATGGATGGAGAGATTTAAAATGGAGTAATAAAGCCATACATTTATCTGCTATCAATCAAACCAAGTGGTGATCATCGTTTGCTATAATTCAAATCTGATTTATAGTTGATTATATTCATACTCGAAAATTTCTGAATTAGGTGGTTTGCAAAGCGTTTTTTGCATCCAGATATTGTTTCGGAGTATGAATATATCTTCTTGTGGGATGAAGATCTCGGAGTTAACAATTTTGATCCTGGAAGGTACGTTTATGAAACTAATTTCAATctttatgttttttcttttgGTCAAAATTACGAACACCTTCTGCTCAATTTCAGCTACCTTACAATAATTAAAGAAGAAGGGCTGGAGATATCGCAGCCAGCACTTGATCCCAGTGGATCAGAAGTGCATCATCAGCTTACTAAGAAGCAAAATGGATCAAAAGTACACAGGAGGATACGAAGGAAAATTGGAGGTTCGATCTGCGATGACAGCTCCTCAGGTCCTCCGTGCTCAGGGTAGGAAAGGAAACTTGTGGGGAGGAAtccttaattattaatttaggtCTCATGAGATATAATTAGAGATCATTTCTACAGGTTTGTTGAAATGATGGCTCCTGTTTTCTCAAAAGCATCATGGCGTTGTACCTGGTATATGATTCAGGTACAACTTGCATATGAGTTTCAATTAATTACCTTATGTTACATAGTTTTACATTAATTGTTTCTTTTCCAGAATGACCTGGTTCAAGGATGGGGCGTGGATTATCAGCTAGGTTACTGTGCACAGGCAATTCACCATGCCTTTTTCTTTAATCTATGGAGAAATCCTACAACACTACTTTTGTGCACAATTCTTAGATTTAAGCAATCTATGACAGGGAGATCCATCGAAAAATGTAGGGATCGTTGATTCTCAGTACATAAAGCATTATGGTATTCCTACACTTGGAGGTTCTGCAACAAAGGTCAGAAACATTAACTTTATATCTGGGTTCATGACAAATGCAAGAGGTATGAGCTGAACCCAGTGATTGATTTAAGGAAAAATGCCATTGAATTTGCAGATACAATGTCTATCCAAGCAATCTGAGGAGAGACAAACAGTAAGTTTTCGTGTGCTTATAAAAATTGTTCTCCACTGCACCTTGTTGATTACTATCTTCAACAGGTGAAAAATTGGTCTCGTATTGAGCTAGAGATCTTCAAAGATAGATGGAAGAAGGCAGCAAAAGATGATGATTGCTGGTCTGATCCATATAAACAATATTAAGATAAGAACAAAAGCTAACATTCTTCTGCTGCATTTGTGTACTGGCATAGAATACATTTGACAGAAG comes from the Euphorbia lathyris chromosome 5, ddEupLath1.1, whole genome shotgun sequence genome and includes:
- the LOC136231350 gene encoding uncharacterized protein isoform X2; this translates as MATPVESEKQKFRLRRFLSTIILVCTALFICSAVLVITDHKQFSEWASNDDLKGKRLKTCENMPYGSQTLPRGIVSPTSDLELLPLWGYHQKNYLKKPSKYLLAIAAGIMQKENVNKIVNKFLWSDGCNFVVMLFHYDGLVDGWRDLKWSNKAIHLSAINQTKWWFAKRFLHPDIVSEYEYIFLWDEDLGVNNFDPGSYLTIIKEEGLEISQPALDPSGSEVHHQLTKKQNGSKVHRRIRRKIGGSICDDSSSGPPCSGFVEMMAPVFSKASWRCTWYMIQNDLVQGWGVDYQLGYCAQGDPSKNVGIVDSQYIKHYGIPTLGGSATKIQCLSKQSEERQTVKNWSRIELEIFKDRWKKAAKDDDCWSDPYKQY
- the LOC136231350 gene encoding uncharacterized protein isoform X1, with translation MATPVESEKQKFRLRRFLSTIILVCTALFICSAVLVITDHKQKFSEWASNDDLKGKRLKTCENMPYGSQTLPRGIVSPTSDLELLPLWGYHQKNYLKKPSKYLLAIAAGIMQKENVNKIVNKFLWSDGCNFVVMLFHYDGLVDGWRDLKWSNKAIHLSAINQTKWWFAKRFLHPDIVSEYEYIFLWDEDLGVNNFDPGSYLTIIKEEGLEISQPALDPSGSEVHHQLTKKQNGSKVHRRIRRKIGGSICDDSSSGPPCSGFVEMMAPVFSKASWRCTWYMIQNDLVQGWGVDYQLGYCAQGDPSKNVGIVDSQYIKHYGIPTLGGSATKIQCLSKQSEERQTVKNWSRIELEIFKDRWKKAAKDDDCWSDPYKQY